In the genome of Amphiura filiformis chromosome 11, Afil_fr2py, whole genome shotgun sequence, the window AGCTTCCTTTAAGAACACATGCAAAGCAACATTCTTAATGCTATACAATTTTGTACTCGGAAAAGGGTGAAAGTAACATTTGTTCTCCGGACGTCATCAGGGCGATAGCCTAGATTGTGGTTGTTCATAATCACTTAAAGAATTCCTAATTACTAAAAGAATGTCAGAATTATGCCAGGTAAGTCATGAGAACCAAAGTTGACTGACCATCGTGATTATTACTCATCCATCATCAAGCAAATATAGGAAAACATATACATTTCTAAAACATGTTAATtaactatacaaaataattagcaatcattatcataaccaattaataaacaaaataaaaacatagaaaattaaaatgcaaattcaaattgaaataaattttattttaattaaaaagaaaacaattttaattaaaatgttaattcaaattgtaataaaaatgttaatttaaatttttttattatatatacAGCAAAACGAATTATAAATTGCAAACAGTCCTTTTGCAATGCAAATGAAAAATGCACATCTGTGCAATAAATAATAGGCAACCTAGAGGGTCAAACAATGAACAGTCCCCCAGCGTCAGGGTTCGGTTACTGTTTAGTGGTCATTTATCGAaattaaaatttaagtttgaacgaGAGTGATATTCTTTTAAACTAAACATCTGAAAGTAGCTTTATATGGATTGAGTATGCTTTATCACTAACATCGAAACCTGCAACCTATCATGTAGTTAAGGATATATAGACGTCATGGCTATAATTGCACCATTCCTCATCGGAATTGCGATATTCATAGGGAACTGGAGTAGTTGCTCAGCATCCCGCTCAGCATGTAAGTCATGGTGGTGGGAATAGTTCCCGGGAATTGTTCGGCTGATTATTAATGCTTCATACACTCTTCgatagcaagaaccaatcagagcaagcgttagaaaaatccaaaacatgcattggttgtgtatattgtgcactccggcTCCGCGTACTATGCGCAGTGTTTCgcacgcgttcgcgtcgcgtaggattgattcattttcgggcgggttgatgcatttacattTGTTTCCATTTTCCAACAattgataatttgttataaaaatagaaaaatcacgtgtttgtttttcttctcgtgtatgaaatacgttgatgaacgcgtattacttgattgctcgagaaattagaccaaataatgcacttgcgctgatgttgatgcgtctaaaaccccctatatttgaccaaaaggagctccgaaagacccttgattttgataatttcagctctaaaagacccaaaagttgccaattcctcatatttctgggtttttAGGCGATtgtcaaccaaaaagccaagaaagacccctactcacagctccaaaagtccccattttacctgttcgcagcccggtttgcagctccaaaagacccccttttaccggtacgccgtcagctcccaaagacccaccacctcaaaattccgggggaacatacccaccaaaatctTTTGATGTACCCCCGGGTCCCAAACACGACATACGAAAAATATTCGACCAGAGCAGAAAAACATCTGAAAAGACACGAACCAATGCAGATCATGATCATAAATTTGTTCCCACGGCCTCCAAACCTTCTTGGAAACCGATCGATTTTTTCGTAGATTGGCGGCTGGTCTGTCCACCACCACCAACACAGGAGGACCCCCGAAGTCAATGGTGTGAGGGCTATGATAAAAGGCGCCAAGTAACCATAATAGTTTGCGGACACTTGCGCTACGAGTCCTGCGATGACAGCCGATGTAGAATTCCAACAGAGTACAAATCAAGATTGCTATACCTAACATTCAAGAGTCTGTGTACACGCATCCTCTTGATATTTCTGACCCGGGTGTCATGCAAAAGGCCGCTCCAATTTTTTCGGCCAAATGTGTAAAAAACAGGATAAGGGGGAGGAGGgctatatcataataaatattaGAGGTTTATTAAGTTGTGTGCAGATAAAAAAACGTTCGCCTTATGCAGAACATTTCAATCTACGAACCGTATACAAAATAAATgcgttaatttaaataaataGGATATAAACTACCACTATTTTTTAGATGCCAACTAAAGATTTACCTAGTTATATTGTCATGTGTGGTGCTTGCATTTGTATTCTTTTGTTATTTGCAGCAAGACACCATCCGCCTTCTCGTGAAAAGATCAAGGAGATTGACGCTGAACATGTTTTCTTTTTACAGCCTGACGGTATGGTATGTCGAAATGGCATTGACGACTTTTTGGAGTATGATTACGTTGGAGCGCCCTGGCCACATTTGCCGGATGGTCTCATTCAAGGCAATGGTGGTATGAGTCTTCGTAAACGTTCTTTTGTACTCAAATGCTTGCAAAGCTATCATAAACATAAGAACGACACAGAAGATGTATATTTTGCGAATTGTGCTAAAGATTTGGGTCATGTTCCCGACCTGAAGGTCAATCAAGAATCTGGTATGGAAGGCATTTGGTCTGAAAACTCGCTGACAGTACACAAATCATGGTTTCAAGGGAAATTAACACTTGGCCGTGACAAAAGAACTGCCTACAAAGATATCTGTCAAGGATTTTCGGACATAGCCACTATCCCTTTTTATGAGAGCAAATGTCATATTTTGGATTATAACGATCAAACGCCGCCGCCATCGGTTGTCAGACGGGAGATAACGCTGGAACAAACGGGCCGAACTAAATATGACATTTGCATTGTCGGAGCCGGGCTATCAGGTGCTGTTATTGCAGAACGATATGCAACCCAATTCAAGAAAAATGTATATGTCATGGAGAAACGCAATCATATAGGCGGGAATTGTTACGATTATATTGATGAGGACACGAGAATTCGTGTCAACAAGTATGGGGCACATTTGTTTCATACAAAATACAAACGCGTGTGGGACTACATACAACAGTTTTCAGATTGGACTCCTTACCAACATAAAGTGTTGGCATTTGTCGATGGGAAACATGTTCCAGTACCTGTCAATATCGACACTGTGAACGCACTCTTTGGACTAAATATTCAAAACTCGGACGAAATGGACCAGTGGTTGAAAAACGAACAAGTACACTTTGACAATCCCCCACAAAACTCCGAAGAAATGTCTCTTTCTCGTGTGGGCAAACGTCTGTACGAAAAAATGTTTAAACCATACACTATTAAACAATGGGCAAAAACTCCTGCTCAACTTGGGCCAGAAGTTATGGCGCGTATTCCCGTTCGAAATAATCACGATGGACGTTATTTCAGCGACAAGTGGCAAGCACTGCCTACTAATGGTTATAcagctatttttgaaaaaatgtttaacAATCCGTTGATTACAGTGGAAACAAACGTCGATTATTTTGAAATCATAGATACGCTTGATTGTGGTCGAACCTATTATACAGGTCCCGTTGACACCTATTTTGCCGATTTAGGGTTGCCCAAACTAGAGTATCGGTCACTTGAGTTTGTGCGTGAAGTACATGAAACAAAAGACTATTATCAACCCAATTCAGTGATAAATCACCCCTCCGAAACGGTGCCTTACACACGTATTGTCGAATATAAACACTTTTTGAATCAACAATCAGATAAAACAGTTATATTCAAAGAGTTTTCGCAAGACAGTGGCGAGCCTTATTATCCCGTCCCCAACCCTGTGAACAAGGctttatttgaaaaatataaagccATGTCAGACAAAGAAAAGGACGTCATTTTTGTGGGACGTTTGGCAAACTACAAATACTTTAATATGGACCAAACAATTCTAAATGCGTTAGATTTGTTTGCTAAAGATACTCTGAAGTTGCCATATAAACTGTATAGCTCAGAAGAAAAGCAATGTTTCAATCTTGCATTGAAACGAGTAGGTACGATGCGttctaaaaataaaattaaaacttttcTTGAAATGGCACGGCGCGCCATTTACGTAATGGGAGATTTTGTAGAAGCCGGTGTAGTCGAAGGTGGCGGATGTTTGTCGGTTCTTTTATATCTTGCGTGTTCTGGTCATCTCGGAAAACGTAACTTTCACCTTTTCGATACATGGGAAGGAATTCCTGAAGCAAAAACAAAGTTAGACTCTGGTTTTAAAAGGGCTATGTGGATGCGCACATTTGAGAGTTTATTACGAAATATCGAAAATGGGAAAACATATACCAAAAACAAACATTTCAGTTTTACACATGGGAGGACGTATATTCCCGAATAAAAATACATAAAGGGCGTTTTGCGGATATAATGCCAGAGGTATTGGCCAATAATCCCATTGTGGCTTTATATTGTGACGGAGACATGTATCAGTCCACGTTAGATTATTTACAGTCCGCCAGTCTCAGTCTCCAAACTGGTTCGTGGATATATCAGGACGATTATTATACATTTAGTGGTAGTTATAATGCGGTTACTGAATGGCGAGAAAGTGGGCACCATGGTAAAATATACGTCATTCCCAATAAAGGCAAGTGGGAAATGGTCGAAGAAACTTCGGACTCCCATCCACCACGAGATGATTCTGTAAAATCGGGAACTTGTAACAACATACAGGTCGAAGCAGGTATATGGCAAGTAAACCTATCCAAAAATCTCGATTTGATAGTGAACCATTGCAAAGAAGATATATCTTGGATTGACGATTGGGTTCGTCGTTTGAAAATCTCTCGTGTTTTTGTGTATGACAAATGTGGTCAAACACCACAAGCTCGACAGAATTGGGAAGTTGTCAAATTGCCAAATGTAGGTCGTGAAGGTCATTCGTGGTTGAATCACATGTTTCGTAAAGATATATCTTTTGCACAAATGAATTTATTTGTTCAAGGTGGACACGAGGCAAAACTTTCTAAAGTtgtaaaatcaattgaaagaactgcTAATGtcgaatttcactcttttggtcATAGACCACATACCCAATTCCCTTGTAAACCACACTTTGAAAACTTTGTACATAACTTTAAAAAGTGGTACAACAAAATAACAAGCAACCCCACATCTCTACTGACATGTACTTTCCGTGGCGAGTTTTTAGTTACCGACAAGGCTATCCGGCGTTCCCTAAAGAAACACGGAAAAACATTGGAGGAATTTCAAACAGCATTGTCAAAATCAAACTCGCCACACGAAGGATTCTTTTTAGAACGTCTATGGGGTACAATATTTCAGTTATAAAAATTATTACAATATTTTacttataaaaatattatttattattatttatatcaggcttttgagcgatgcaataaaactgtatattgtacaatatttgcaaaatacacgaatggaaaacaatatttttttaaaatattgtacgcgtatctcGTACGCGTCTCGCCATTTCACCAACACGCgccatgatacaacagcacaacaatatacagacaccgtaacggctcacaggagatttcgtactgtataaacaagtaaaatcacaaacttaattcgcggcaattctggatgatgataaccttaggaaatataatccacatctacaaataaaacCTACATGTAATTATTctgaaattgtctttggagagtaaagagcagaaaacaagaagggcAAAGGtctaagcttacattacaatacaaatTGGCTAAACccggtcacggttgtttgatgtatatagaattggcttcattattaactaaatgcaaactatagatggcgctatttatcctaaatcatatttcttaatttgcaacgGTTATGTGGTCAATACTGCCTTTccaacagatggaataggtgaaacaagcagcaaagaaattttataaacatatttcctccaaaaataaaagaaattgcttGTATTAAAAGTTTGAAAGAGTAAATtttagtaactaaatagcgccaccaattttgtcataaatagatacattttatatccaaaaagctttaaaatgctgtaaaagtgaataatttttgtaaaagaggggaaatttaaagttgaaaatgactcaagaGCATATGTattcattagcatgatat includes:
- the LOC140163462 gene encoding UDP-galactopyranose mutase-like; this encodes MAIIAPFLIGIAIFIGNWSSCSASRSASRHHPPSREKIKEIDAEHVFFLQPDGMVCRNGIDDFLEYDYVGAPWPHLPDGLIQGNGGMSLRKRSFVLKCLQSYHKHKNDTEDVYFANCAKDLGHVPDLKVNQESGMEGIWSENSLTVHKSWFQGKLTLGRDKRTAYKDICQGFSDIATIPFYESKCHILDYNDQTPPPSVVRREITLEQTGRTKYDICIVGAGLSGAVIAERYATQFKKNVYVMEKRNHIGGNCYDYIDEDTRIRVNKYGAHLFHTKYKRVWDYIQQFSDWTPYQHKVLAFVDGKHVPVPVNIDTVNALFGLNIQNSDEMDQWLKNEQVHFDNPPQNSEEMSLSRVGKRLYEKMFKPYTIKQWAKTPAQLGPEVMARIPVRNNHDGRYFSDKWQALPTNGYTAIFEKMFNNPLITVETNVDYFEIIDTLDCGRTYYTGPVDTYFADLGLPKLEYRSLEFVREVHETKDYYQPNSVINHPSETVPYTRIVEYKHFLNQQSDKTVIFKEFSQDSGEPYYPVPNPVNKALFEKYKAMSDKEKDVIFVGRLANYKYFNMDQTILNALDLFAKDTLKLPYKLYSSEEKQCFNLALKRVGRSRYMASKPIQKSRFDSEPLQRRYILD